GGGTTCTCCGTTTGCCAAGCATATTTAAGCAGAGACTGGACTTCATTCATCAGCTCAATAAAGCAGGGATCCAAGTGCCCCACTTGGCGCATTCCCAACGCTTGTAAAACTCTGGGATGGGCGTTGGACGGCCCCGGCCCCATTAATAGACGGGGCGGAACATCTAGCTGAGCGGTTTGCTGACGATGGGTCTCATTGATGGCAACGTTGGTCATAGGAATGGGCCGGAATAGGTATGAAGAGGGTCAAGCGATCAGGCTGATCCAGCAATGGTCATGGATGGCCCCATAGGGCAACATCCCGATTCAGGGTCAGTGATAGTGCATTTAAGACGTGGCAGTCTGAAAACGACGCTTGGATCTTAAGCATGCTTTGCATATCCTACAATCAATCAGTCCTCGTGCCCGCAGAGTTTCTAGGCTGCTTGTCTCGGGACGAGAGCATTATTGCTAGACTAGTAAGCAGTCCATTCTCGAGAAACTTTATGTCTAAGCGCCCCACCATCGACACCACGCATATTATGCGGCGAGCTGAAGAATTGATTAGCGCTTCTTCCAATCGATACCGCATTACCGTGCAAGTTGCGAACCGGGCCAAAAAGCGTCGTCGCCGCGAGAATTTAGAAGACTTTGAAGATGCTGGCATGAAGTCCGTGATGCAAGCCATTATCGAAATGTCTGATGAACTGACGCAACCGGAGATTATTGGCGAGTGACCCCTAACCTCACTCTGATTCAGCGATCCAAGCGGGCACTTCTGTGTGCCTCCTTGGTCGCCAGCGGCTGGATGCTAGCCCAACCAGCGGTTGCCCAGCGCCTAAACGCCAAACTGGCAGCGGATGCGGTCTACTCTCAATTGCCGGAGTTACCGCAAGAGAACCAGTATGTGCGCCGCAAGGGTAATAAGCCTGCTCCCAATAGCACGTTGGTCAGTCGACTAATTCGGTATCACACCCAGGTCAAGGGCCGATCACCTCAGTATCGGTTTGACTGGAAAATCACCCTAGCGGACTATCTAGGACTCCATGAAAACTTGCGAGAGGAAGAATATCCGGGGCAGTCGTACTTAAAGACGAATCCCATGGAGAGCGATCGCAAGTTGATTCGCCAGTTCACCCGCCAGCAGCGCCTGGCATTAACTCAAGCCCTTAGCGATCTATATGCGAGTCAAGTCCCCCAGCAGGCAGCCCCTCCACCAGAGAAACAACAGCCGGAGCCACCCAAGCCTGCGGCAGCCCCAGATCCAGAACCGATCTCTCGTCCCAAACTCATTCCCTTACCTGGTTCGGGCAGCGCCGATCTCTTACGACCTCAAACAACGCCCAAATCCACCTCACCTCAGTCCACTACCCCCACTCGCAAGCCTACAGGTGAGGCACAAAAGCTCACATTTTAAAGGCTAAGAATGGACCGACAGCTCAAGGAGGGCAACGGTTGGCGCTTAGGGTGGCAGCCTCAGGCGGCGTTTTCCACCCTACTTGGCACCAATGAATGGGCGGTGGAGTTAACTACTGAAGAATTTGCTGATTTTCGTCGCCTGCTCTTACAACTCGTCGAGTCCATCTCCCAATTACAAGATCAATTGATGACCGAGGAAACCATTGCCTGTGAGGCGAGTAGTGATTTGGTTTGGCTAGAGGTGCAAGGCTATCCCCAGCAGTTTGCTCTCAGTTTTATCCTGTTGAATGGTCGCCGAGCAGAAGGGCATTGGTCTGCAGAGAGCACTGCTGAATTGGTGGGCGCTATCCAAACAATTGAAGTCTTTTAATCAGAGTTTTATGTTAGGCTTGTAAAGCAAAACGGGGCGTAGCGCAGCTTGGTAGCGCACCACTTTGGGGTAGTGGGGGTCGTGGGTTCAAATCCCGCCGCTCCGATTGGCTTAGAACCTCCTCTAGTAGGAGGTTTAATGATTTTAAACGGCCTTCAATCGCAACTTTTCAACAAGAAAGAAACGCATCATTCTCAGATAGAAAAGTTAAAGGGTCAACCTACTATTCTGGTTATAAGATCAGGGGTTGACCCTCTATTGGCAATCATTAATTCCGACTGGAAATAGAGGGTCAAGATCGGTTAGATCTCTGTGCCATCAGGAATGATTGCATTCTTCAGAATGACAACAATCCCACTCCGAATATAGAAGCCTTCATCCTCATGATTCGCTTCCTCCACCTGGGCTTTATTGACGATTTTGACGTTCTTGCCAATCCGGGCATTTTTATCAACAATTGCTTTACGTATAACAGTATTTTCTCCAATCCCTAAGGGCACTCTGCCTTGATCCAGATCAGCTTGTCGCTCAGACAGAGATTGATAATAATCAGACCCTAGCCACAACACTTTGTCCAGAGTGCAATGATCGTCTACATAAGAGCGAACTCCTAGAACAGAATGGTGAATTTGACTTTTTTTGACAATACAGCCCTCACCAACAATGGATTCCGTCACCCGGCAATCCAGAATTTTACTAGGGGGTAAATATCGGGCTCGGGTATAAATGGGAGCCTGCTCATCGTAAAAACTAAATTTGGGTTTTGGCTGTTGTGCTAACGCTAGATTAGCCTCATAGAACGCTTCAATCGTTCCAATATCTTCCCAATAATCATCAAACAGAAATGCCTGGATATTGTGATTCGCAGCAGCCGTGGGAATCACCTCTTTGCCAAAGTCAGTGTGCTCAAGATTAGATTCCAGTAAGTCGATCAGAACCTCTTTTTTGAATACGTAAATCCCCATAGAGGCAATATAAGGTTGCTCACGGGCCTGTTCTGCATTCAACCCGAGCAACGTGGTATCCACCTGCATTTGGGTTAATTCATCTCCCGAGGGTTTCTCACAAAAATCTCCCACACGGCCTGATTCATCCAGTTTCATCAAGCCAAAAGCAGAAGCCCGTCGCTCATCCATAGGAACCACAGAGATCGTAATATCAGCATTGGTATCACGATGTCGTTGGACAAATCGGCTGTAGTCCATGCGGTACAGATGGTCTCCAGAAAGAATGAGATATTCATCCACATCCCATTCCTTGAGCAACTGCAAATATTGACGAACCGCATCGGCCGTTCCTGCAAACCAACCTGAGTTATCAGGAGTCTGCTGAGCAGCCAAGACCTCGACAAATCCTTCGGTAAAATTCGAGAAATTATAGCCCCGACTCAAATGTCGATTGAGAGACGCGGAGTTGAATTGAGTGAGGACATAGATTTTATTGATGTCTGAGTTAATACAGTTACTCACAGGAATATCAATCAGACGATATTTACCTGCTAAGGGTACTGCAGGCTTAGCCCTCATTTTTGTTAAGGGATAGAGTCGGGTGCCAGCACCGCCGCCAAGAATAATGGATAGTACGCGTTTCATATTTCCTCGCTAAATATAATGTTTAATCACAAAGGCGTAACGAAAAGGCCCTGAGTCTGGGACTCAGAGCCTGAGAGCTTAGTGCAATTGCAAAGCTCGGTGTTTATCGTCCAGTTTGTGGATGGTATCGACAAATCGGACCGTTTTGGATTGCGTGGAGATAATCAGAGATTCAGTTCTCACGCCTCCAGGGAAAAAGCGAGCCCCTTTCATTAGGGTTCCGGGGGTTATGCCGCAGGCGGCGAATAAGACCGTTTCGCCACAGGCCAGCTCTTCTGCCTCATAGATGCGATCTGGGTCATCAATCCCCATCTCTTTTAAGCGAGCGAGGTTGCTCTCCTTGCTTTCACCAATCAATCCAGTCTGGACAATTTCTGGGTCGTAGATCAGCTGACCTTGGAAATGTCCTCCCAAAGCCCGCATGGCAGCTGCAGAGATTACGCCTTCTGGCGCTGCGCCAATCCCCATTAAGGCATGAATATTGGTGCCCGAAAACGCACAGGATAAAGCCGCTGAGACATCTCCATCCTCAATCAAACGGACTCTGGCCCCTGCCTCTCGAATTTCCTTAATCAAACCGTCATGGCGTGCCCGTTTCATCACGACCACGACCAACTCAGAAATAGAGCGGTCTAAACATTCAGCAATGATCTTCAGGTTTTCTGTAGCGGATTTGCGAATATCCACTTTGCCTTTAGCCGCAGGAGGGGCAGCCAGCTTCTTCATATAGAAGTCAGGAGCAGCAAATAGGCCACCTTTCTCAGAAATAGCGAGAACAGCCATGGAACCATTCTGGCCATAGGCGACGAGGTTAGTGCCTTCACAAGGATCGACGGCAATATCGATCTCAATCAGCTCATCCAGAGTGCAGAATTCAGCAGCATTTTCTTGGGTGCAAATCCCAACTTGCTCACCGATATAAAGCATCGGGGCATCATCCCGTTCCCCCTCACCAATCACAATCCGACCCCGCATGTGGATTTTATTCATACGGTTCCGCATTGCATCCACAGCCACGGCATCTGCGGTGTCTTTCTCACCTTTACCCATCCATAACGCAGATGCGATCGCAGCTTGCTCTACGACTTCAATAATTTCTAAACCAATCACATTGTCCATTTCGTTTCCCTTAAAGTTCGTTGTTAATGATTCGTGCGAGACAGTGTGGGTAAAACTCAAAGCTAGTTCTTCCAAATGAAACTGTCGTCATTTGGATTTCTTCTGATACAGGTAAATCGCAGGGCTTTGAAGCGAAATCACCTGGCAAGCGGCCATCGTTTCGGGCGTATCTTGCTCCCAATAAATCAGCAAAAATTCAGCATGGGGTTTATATCGCCTATAACTGTCTAATACAGTGGGATAGGCTAATCCAGCATCCCGGATCTCCTCAAAGGTCATATAATCAGTGGGGATTATTTCAGGATCCTCAGACTGCCACGGAGCAGCCACAACGGCACCTTTCTCTTTGGCTTCCAGATATCGGCGCAGGGCCATACGGCCTAGGGCTTTTGCATTATCCTCCCAGCCCAAAAAGTCATACATTTTGAATAACACTCGCTCAGTATCCTCAGGGTTGAGGGTACTCAACACGGGTTTCATCTTCGGCTTTCTAGGGGAGTCTTGACCAAAACCTTTACCCATCTCTACTTCCCTCGCTGATCAAATGGGTATCTGTTTTTCGCGTGATTTACGGACTAATCCAGTCCATCAGGCATTCTTTAGTGATGTATGACAAGAGGCCACAAGCACGGTTTAACTAACATGGAACTGCCGATGGGCTAGATTGCAACCTTAATCGTGCAAACAAAGCGCCGTTCTAGGAGGCAGCTCATTTGCTTTTTAGTCTTGGTTACTGAACATCGTTGAATGAACGGCAGCTCAGTTTCGATGGTCTAAGTGATGTAAGTTCGGTAAAAAATGGGTTATAAAACTGAATCATGTAATTTTGTATTTTTGTAAACTTCCTTAATAAATTGAAAATATTTTAGATGAGTAAATTTACCTAGTCAACCCTAATTACAAATTTTCTATTGCTCCTCCCTCTCCTTAATCTAAGGGAGTAGACAGCCGATACACACCTTGAAAAAACATAAAATCCAGGCTTGAGAAGCATCTCAGGACTTAGCTTTGATACCCCTTGCCTCGGCAGGGAAAGAGTATTACCGCTATCAAGGAGGTGAGAGATAAGTCCTCAGATTTCCCACAATAGCCAAAGGCTCATTAATATAACTTCATGCTTTTCTAGTAGAGATGAAGTTATGCAAAGTCAGCACAGAAAGATATCCGCTGATAATGCCGTTATCGGTTGGGCCATCTACAGCAACCTTGTGGAATAGCGCTGATTAGCAATTGACGGGCAGATCATGCGCTAATCCCCTGGGCAATCAACGTCCCTCAATCCATGAACTGCCCCAATATTCTTTTGCTCTAGGCGATCCTGATTTTGAGATTAGGTCGATTGAAGGCGTAGCTTGTAAAGATGTTTATACTTTATCCTCAGCCTTTATCCCTAGAGGTAGGATTTAAGTAGCATAAATCTAAAGAAAACCTTAAAGAATTATCAAACTACCAAATTTATGTGCAACTAGCGTTTATGGTACTGTTCCGTGTTATCTCCTTCCCTGCTCCACGACCTATGGCAATTAATTGAAGAACTGCCCAGTCATCCTGTAATGCAATTGAATGATAGTCGCCTGATTTCTTGGCTGTTGGCCCGAGTAGAGCGTCGATTAATTCTTAAGGCAGAAGATATCAGCAATATTGAGAAATATCTCGGTTCCCATGTGCTGCTCATTCGAGAAATGACTGAATCTAGACAATATCACTGCTGTCCTCTGGCGATGTGATGAGTAAGGCTCTCCTAAAAACCTTGGTCCTGAACCATCAGAGTCTTCCATCCGTACAGCACCCTTGTAAGAAAATAGTATTGTCGGTCTATATGCATTAGCCTCAAATATAGGGTTCTAGACTATTAACCACAAGACTACCTAAAGTGAGTTGAAAGCATTCACACCAGCAAACACTCGGGTTTTTAAAGTCGTTCAGGCTATGTTCACAACCCTACGAGATAGCAGGGAATCATTTTAGGCAAGCGCTACTCAACTATCCGCACACTCATAAGGCCGGGGACGATGACTGAGTAGGCGATCACCCCAATCGCCTGTACCGATATCCACTGACCTATGCGTCAAATCGATTGCTGATTCTGCATCAAATCAGAGCGAGTTCCTAGCCCTAAGCGCATCTATCTCTCATCCAGGGTTAACCATCAACAGACCTTGAAGCTCATTGGGAGGAATTCTTGTATTGATGTGCAGAGAGGTATCCAAGCATGAGAAAGGTAGAAGTTGTCCCTCACAATCCTGCCTGGAAAATGATATTTCAGACTGAGGCCTCGCTAGTCAAGGAAGCCCTGGGTGAGACTGTGATGGCTGTTCACCATATCGGCAGCACAGCCATTCCTGACATCCATGCAAAACCCATTATCGATCTATTAGACCTCTTGCATAATTGGATTTGCGATATGGTATTGAATCTGATGTTGTTCCTATTCAGTGCCATACCCCATGAATTACGAAGCAGCCCAAAAGCTGAGTGCAAAAGACTTTAAGCGACGAACTGGAGTCTACAAACAAACCTTTAAACGCATGCTCCACGCATGGCATACCTATCACCTCAATCGCTCAAATGCAGGAAGACCTCCAAAGTTGTGTCGTTGTGATCAACTGTTGGTGGCCCTTCAATATTGGCGAGAATATCGGACCTATTTCCACATTGCTGGAGATTGGGAAGTCTCTGAATCAACCGTCTGCCGTATTGTCCACCAGGTCGAGAGTGCTCTGATGAACTCAGGACTCTTCCGCTTACCCGGCAAGAAACATCTAATACAAGGATTTGAGCGACCTGATGTTGTCGTGATGGATGTGACTGAGACACCGATTGAACGTCCTCAAAAAGGACAAAAAGCGTATTATTCAGGAAAAAAAGAGGCATACCCTCAAATGCCAGATTATTGCTGACCGCAACACTTTAGAGATTATCTGTCTGAGCTTTGACAAAGGTCGTCGGCATGATTTCAGATATTCAAGGTTCAGGTATCCATATCCATCCAGATACCGAGAGTCTGCAAGATAGCGGATATCAAGGGATTGCAGCCTACCACGCCAACAGCTATGTTCCTCTCAAGAAGCCACAACACGGTGAACTGACTTCCCTGCAGCGAGAGTATAACCGTGCTTTGAGTCAGGAACGAATGGGGATTGAACACATTAATCGCAGCCTGAAGATTTTCAGAATTTTGTCGGAGCGCTATCGCAATCGTCGTCGTCGCTACGCGCTTCGGTGTAACTTGATTTCAGCTATTTATAACCATGAGCTATCTTTGGCTGCTTAAGGGATGGCAAACAGCCATACCACATCGTGAAATGAATATTGCAAGAGGTCTATTGATTGAGGTGCAGTGCATCACCCAAGTTGATGAGCGCAGTTCATCCATGGAGCAACTAGGGTACGAAGTCATGGGGGAATTTGGCATCTCAGGTCGTCGGTTCTTTCGCAAAAATAACCAACATGGTATT
The genomic region above belongs to Acaryochloris sp. CCMEE 5410 and contains:
- a CDS encoding DNA-directed RNA polymerase subunit omega, whose translation is MSKRPTIDTTHIMRRAEELISASSNRYRITVQVANRAKKRRRRENLEDFEDAGMKSVMQAIIEMSDELTQPEIIGE
- a CDS encoding GrpB family protein yields the protein MRKVEVVPHNPAWKMIFQTEASLVKEALGETVMAVHHIGSTAIPDIHAKPIIDLLDLLHNWICDMVLNLMLFLFSAIPHELRSSPKAECKRL
- a CDS encoding glucose-1-phosphate adenylyltransferase, with protein sequence MKRVLSIILGGGAGTRLYPLTKMRAKPAVPLAGKYRLIDIPVSNCINSDINKIYVLTQFNSASLNRHLSRGYNFSNFTEGFVEVLAAQQTPDNSGWFAGTADAVRQYLQLLKEWDVDEYLILSGDHLYRMDYSRFVQRHRDTNADITISVVPMDERRASAFGLMKLDESGRVGDFCEKPSGDELTQMQVDTTLLGLNAEQAREQPYIASMGIYVFKKEVLIDLLESNLEHTDFGKEVIPTAAANHNIQAFLFDDYWEDIGTIEAFYEANLALAQQPKPKFSFYDEQAPIYTRARYLPPSKILDCRVTESIVGEGCIVKKSQIHHSVLGVRSYVDDHCTLDKVLWLGSDYYQSLSERQADLDQGRVPLGIGENTVIRKAIVDKNARIGKNVKIVNKAQVEEANHEDEGFYIRSGIVVILKNAIIPDGTEI
- a CDS encoding DUF1818 family protein, translating into MDRQLKEGNGWRLGWQPQAAFSTLLGTNEWAVELTTEEFADFRRLLLQLVESISQLQDQLMTEETIACEASSDLVWLEVQGYPQQFALSFILLNGRRAEGHWSAESTAELVGAIQTIEVF
- the glpX gene encoding class II fructose-bisphosphatase, coding for MDNVIGLEIIEVVEQAAIASALWMGKGEKDTADAVAVDAMRNRMNKIHMRGRIVIGEGERDDAPMLYIGEQVGICTQENAAEFCTLDELIEIDIAVDPCEGTNLVAYGQNGSMAVLAISEKGGLFAAPDFYMKKLAAPPAAKGKVDIRKSATENLKIIAECLDRSISELVVVVMKRARHDGLIKEIREAGARVRLIEDGDVSAALSCAFSGTNIHALMGIGAAPEGVISAAAMRALGGHFQGQLIYDPEIVQTGLIGESKESNLARLKEMGIDDPDRIYEAEELACGETVLFAACGITPGTLMKGARFFPGGVRTESLIISTQSKTVRFVDTIHKLDDKHRALQLH